In a single window of the Natator depressus isolate rNatDep1 chromosome 24, rNatDep2.hap1, whole genome shotgun sequence genome:
- the PPOX gene encoding protoporphyrinogen oxidase isoform X1 — MQRTVAVVGGGISGLTACYQLARSPNAPKIILLEGSGRLGGWLHSTRTEDGAVFEHGPRGIRPAGSVGKNTLLMVSELGLDADVLPVPGDHPASKNRYLYVSGALHRLPSSIGGVLRTVPPFTRPLLWSGLHELAAPRGTQVDETIHSFVSRRFGKELADIAIDSLCRGVFAGDCRALSVRSCFPALFEAERRRRSVILGMALGGGKGPALDSALSRRARDERWSQWSLRGGMETLPEALQDFLRRHGVEMHCHARLQRLERTAAECWQITLEDGSVRADHVISAIPARALAVLLPSWAEPLAQELRGIEAVSVGVVNLQYNGATLPITGFGHLVPSFEDRSLLGIVYDSVAFPEQNGTGGPSVRLTVMLGGAWFEEGFGDPEMVPEARLLSRAKEAVRAHLGLAAEPSCTIVKVLKACIPQYTLGHWQRTETISRYLEREGLPLSLIGASYQGVSVNDCIYSAKMAVTRLLDQAQ, encoded by the exons ATGCAGAGGACGGTGGCAGTTGTTGGTGGTGGGATCAGTGGCCTCACCGCCTGCTACCAGCTGGCCAGGAGCCCCAATGCTCCCAAG ATAatcctgctggagggcagtggCCGCCTGGGGGGCTGGCTCCATTCCACTCGAACTGAGGACGGGGCCGTATTTGAGCATGGCCCCAGGGGGATCCGACCTGCTGGGAGCGTGGGAAAGAACACTCTGCTCATG GTCTCTGAACTTGGCCTGGATGCAGACGTGCTTCCGGTGCCCGGCGACCACCCGGCTTCCAAGAACCGCTACCTCTATGTGAGCGGGGCGCTGCATAGGCTGCCATCCAGCATTGG CGGTGTTCTGCGGACGGTGCCACCCTTCACCAGGCCCCTACTCTGGAGTGGACTGCATGAGCTGGCTGCCCCCCGGGGCACCCAGGTGGATGAGACCATCCACAGCTTTGTGAGCCGCCGCTTTGGAAAGGAG CTGGCCGACATCGCCATCGACAGCCTGTGCCGGGGGGTGTTTGCTGGAGACTGCCGGGCCCTGAGCGTGCGCTCCTGCTTTCCTGCGCTGTTTGAGGCCGAGCGGAGGCGGCGCTCCGTCATCCTGGGGATGGCCCTGGGTGGAG GGAAGGGCCCCGCCCTGGACTCAGCACTGAGCCGCAGGGCCCGTGATGAGCGCTGGAGCCAGTGGTCGCTGCGTGGTGGCATGGAGACACTGCCCGAGGCCCTGCAGGACTTCCTCAGACGGCATGGGGTGGAAATGCACTGCCATGCCCGTTTGCAGCGTCTGGAGAGAACGGCAGCTGAgtgctggcag ATCACCCTGGAGGATGGCAGCGTGAGAGCAGACCATGTGATCAGTGCCATCCCGGCCAGAG CTCTAGCGGtgctgctccccagctgggccGAGCCGTTGGCCCAGGAGCTGCGCGGCATCGAGGCCGTGTCGGTGGGTGTGGTGAACCTGCAGTACAACGGTGCCACGCTGCCCATCACG GGGTTCGGGCACCTGGTCCCTTCATTCGAAGATCGCTCCCTGCTGGGCATCGTCTACGACTCGGTCGCCTTCCCGGAGCAGAATGGCACCGGTGGTCCTTCTGTCCGGCTCACG GTGATGCTGGGAGGTGCGTGGTTTGAAGAGGGCTTTGGGGACCCAGAGATGGTGCCAGAGGCAAGGCTGCTGAGCCGTGCCAAGGAGGCAGTGAGGGCACACCTGGGCCTGGCAGCCGAGCCCTCCTGCACAATTGTCAAGGTGCTCAAG GCCTGCATCCCCCAGTACACGCTCGGCCACTGGCAGAGGACAG AGACCATCAGCCGTTACCTGGAGCGGGAAGGACTGCCACTGAGCCTGATCGGGGCCTCCTACCAGGGTGTCTCTGTGAACGACTGTATCTACAGTGCCAAGATGGCGGTCACCCGGCTCCTGGACCAGGCCCAGTGA
- the PPOX gene encoding protoporphyrinogen oxidase isoform X2, which yields MQRTVAVVGGGISGLTACYQLARSPNAPKIILLEGSGRLGGWLHSTRTEDGAVFEHGPRGIRPAGSVGKNTLLMVSELGLDADVLPVPGDHPASKNRYLYVSGALHRLPSSIGGVLRTVPPFTRPLLWSGLHELAAPRGTQVDETIHSFVSRRFGKELADIAIDSLCRGVFAGDCRALSVRSCFPALFEAERRRRSVILGMALGGGKGPALDSALSRRARDERWSQWSLRGGMETLPEALQDFLRRHGVEMHCHARLQRLERTAAECWQITLEDGSVRADHVISAIPARALAVLLPSWAEPLAQELRGIEAVSVGVVNLQYNGATLPITGFGHLVPSFEDRSLLGIVYDSVAFPEQNGTGGPSVRLTVMLGGAWFEEGFGDPEMVPEARLLSRAKEAVRAHLGLAAEPSCTIVKVLKACIPQYTLGHWQRTDTDLG from the exons ATGCAGAGGACGGTGGCAGTTGTTGGTGGTGGGATCAGTGGCCTCACCGCCTGCTACCAGCTGGCCAGGAGCCCCAATGCTCCCAAG ATAatcctgctggagggcagtggCCGCCTGGGGGGCTGGCTCCATTCCACTCGAACTGAGGACGGGGCCGTATTTGAGCATGGCCCCAGGGGGATCCGACCTGCTGGGAGCGTGGGAAAGAACACTCTGCTCATG GTCTCTGAACTTGGCCTGGATGCAGACGTGCTTCCGGTGCCCGGCGACCACCCGGCTTCCAAGAACCGCTACCTCTATGTGAGCGGGGCGCTGCATAGGCTGCCATCCAGCATTGG CGGTGTTCTGCGGACGGTGCCACCCTTCACCAGGCCCCTACTCTGGAGTGGACTGCATGAGCTGGCTGCCCCCCGGGGCACCCAGGTGGATGAGACCATCCACAGCTTTGTGAGCCGCCGCTTTGGAAAGGAG CTGGCCGACATCGCCATCGACAGCCTGTGCCGGGGGGTGTTTGCTGGAGACTGCCGGGCCCTGAGCGTGCGCTCCTGCTTTCCTGCGCTGTTTGAGGCCGAGCGGAGGCGGCGCTCCGTCATCCTGGGGATGGCCCTGGGTGGAG GGAAGGGCCCCGCCCTGGACTCAGCACTGAGCCGCAGGGCCCGTGATGAGCGCTGGAGCCAGTGGTCGCTGCGTGGTGGCATGGAGACACTGCCCGAGGCCCTGCAGGACTTCCTCAGACGGCATGGGGTGGAAATGCACTGCCATGCCCGTTTGCAGCGTCTGGAGAGAACGGCAGCTGAgtgctggcag ATCACCCTGGAGGATGGCAGCGTGAGAGCAGACCATGTGATCAGTGCCATCCCGGCCAGAG CTCTAGCGGtgctgctccccagctgggccGAGCCGTTGGCCCAGGAGCTGCGCGGCATCGAGGCCGTGTCGGTGGGTGTGGTGAACCTGCAGTACAACGGTGCCACGCTGCCCATCACG GGGTTCGGGCACCTGGTCCCTTCATTCGAAGATCGCTCCCTGCTGGGCATCGTCTACGACTCGGTCGCCTTCCCGGAGCAGAATGGCACCGGTGGTCCTTCTGTCCGGCTCACG GTGATGCTGGGAGGTGCGTGGTTTGAAGAGGGCTTTGGGGACCCAGAGATGGTGCCAGAGGCAAGGCTGCTGAGCCGTGCCAAGGAGGCAGTGAGGGCACACCTGGGCCTGGCAGCCGAGCCCTCCTGCACAATTGTCAAGGTGCTCAAG GCCTGCATCCCCCAGTACACGCTCGGCCACTGGCAGAGGACAG